AAGCTTAGAACCCCAGCCGCATGCTCCAACATTATCTTCTGCAAAGGCAGCTGTCGGCAGGGCAGTGAGGACGGCGAGTGTGGCTAAGATAAAAGCATTTCTTTTCATTATTCAATACCTTTGATATATAAGTAAAAGTAACTAGCGGAAAATTAGTTCGTTACAGGTCCGTATGTCAAGGTAATATTTAAGGTGATTTAGATGCGTAATTCCCTCCGTTTTTATACCATTGTTTCGATGATAATTTCCTGCTTAATGCTTGCCGCGTGCGCTGCCGCGGATAAGAGCGCTAGCATGGCTTTTGATAATGCCAACTCGGTTATTAAGGCTGGTGGTGACAAGCTTTTCATGACGCCAGAGCCTACACCGCAGAACAAACAGCTCTACTAAGCTTTGCAGTTCTTCAGTTTTCTTTCTTCCCTGCACCTCGAAGCAAATATTTGCTAAAAGTGCATTGCTCTTCCTATAGTAAAAGACCTAGCTTTTACAGCAATAAAAAATATCGTTCTACTTCTCGAAAACACCAAGGCTGCTTGATGAACCCCAATGACAACCTTGCCTCAGAAGACCAAAAAAATCTTGCTAAGATGGGTTATGAGCAAGAGCTTTTCCGGGGGTTTAGTGCTTTTTCCAACTATGCTCTTTCCTTATCCATCATCTGTATTCTTGCAGGTGGTATCACCTCTTTTCATATTGCGTATTGCGCATCAGGGCCGGCTGCAATTGGAATAGGCTGGCCGGTTGCCTGCTTGTTTTCATTCGCAGTCGCTGCAGCTATGGCGCAGATCGCCTCTGCGTTTCCTACCGCAGGCGGCCTCTACCACTGGGGTTCTCTTCTGGGCGGCAGAGGTTGGGGCTGGGTTACCGCCTGGTTCAACCTAGCTGGGATAGTTACCATCCTTGCTGCAATCAATGTGGGCACTTGGAACTTTATTGAAAGCAGTATTTTCGGCAGCTCAGATCTGGGCGATTTCACTCAGGTAATTGCTGTTTCGATTATAACTTTTTCCCAACTTGCTATCAATCTTTTTGGCATGCGTATTGTCAACCCCATGACCATCTTCAGTGGCTACTGGATTCTTATTGTAACCGTTGCATTAGTTGTTTTGATGTTGGCTTTTGGTGGACCCGTGCATCCCGAAAGACTTTTTCAATTCGAAAACTATAGCGGCCTTCCCGAAGGACATAAACAAGTATGGCCCGTAAGCGAATCCATCACATGGCTGTTTTTCCTGGCTATGCTGCTTCCAGCCTACACCATCATCGGGTTTGAT
This portion of the Pseudomonadota bacterium genome encodes:
- a CDS encoding amino acid permease; this encodes MNPNDNLASEDQKNLAKMGYEQELFRGFSAFSNYALSLSIICILAGGITSFHIAYCASGPAAIGIGWPVACLFSFAVAAAMAQIASAFPTAGGLYHWGSLLGGRGWGWVTAWFNLAGIVTILAAINVGTWNFIESSIFGSSDLGDFTQVIAVSIITFSQLAINLFGMRIVNPMTIFSGYWILIVTVALVVLMLAFGGPVHPERLFQFENYSGLPEGHKQVWPVSESITWLFFLAMLLPAYTIIGFDGSAHAAEETVNAASAVPKAIMQAVLISGIAGYILLAVAILVIDDPRHIAMQGDRAFVTIVEQSVPKLLQAPAFIAIVLSQYLCGMSVITAASRMAFAFARDGGLPFSNFFKQVSPKTQVPTNAIFLVSITAILFTLYSHLYDTIAAAATILLYLSYMLPILAGFFVHNRSWRNMGPWHLGIWFKPLALLSTFASFAIVCIGI